One window of Curtobacterium sp. 458 genomic DNA carries:
- a CDS encoding type B 50S ribosomal protein L31, with the protein MKTDTHPEYNAIVFRDLASGETFLTRSTATSDKTIELDGATYPVIDVEISSASHPFYTGKQRILDSAGRVEKFNQRFKGFSK; encoded by the coding sequence ATGAAGACCGACACCCACCCCGAGTACAACGCCATCGTCTTCCGCGACCTGGCCTCCGGTGAGACGTTCCTGACGCGCTCGACCGCGACCAGCGACAAGACCATCGAGCTCGACGGTGCGACCTACCCGGTCATCGACGTCGAGATCTCGTCCGCGTCGCACCCGTTCTACACGGGCAAGCAGCGCATCCTCGACTCGGCCGGTCGCGTCGAGAAGTTCAATCAGCGCTTCAAGGGCTTCTCCAAGTAA
- a CDS encoding ABC transporter ATP-binding protein codes for MPSVVRLSDVSVVRNGATILDSVSWEVQDDERWVVLGANGAGKTTLLQVAGAQTFPTSGAVHVLDVELGTADLAELRPRIGFASTALARRIPFTETVLDVVLTAAYSVTGRWNEEYEELDVRRAQRVLDEWGLGAFTERTFGELSDGEQKRVQIARAVMTDPEVLFLDEPAASLDLGARESLVRTLGGYAQSPDAPAIVIVTHHVEEIPVGFTHALVLADGRVQAAGPIDEVLTDETLSQAFGVGLAVTKDDGRWTARAS; via the coding sequence ATGCCCTCGGTCGTGCGCTTGTCAGACGTCTCCGTGGTCCGCAACGGGGCCACCATCCTCGACTCCGTCTCGTGGGAGGTGCAGGACGACGAGCGCTGGGTCGTGCTCGGAGCGAACGGCGCCGGCAAGACCACGCTGCTGCAGGTCGCGGGTGCGCAGACGTTCCCGACCTCGGGCGCCGTGCACGTCCTCGACGTCGAGCTCGGGACGGCCGACCTGGCCGAGCTCCGTCCGCGGATCGGCTTCGCGTCGACCGCCCTCGCGCGACGCATCCCGTTCACCGAGACCGTGCTCGACGTCGTGCTGACGGCGGCCTACTCGGTCACCGGTCGGTGGAACGAAGAGTACGAGGAGCTCGACGTCCGGCGTGCGCAGCGTGTGCTCGACGAGTGGGGCCTCGGTGCGTTCACCGAGCGGACCTTCGGCGAGCTGAGCGACGGCGAGCAGAAGCGCGTGCAGATCGCCCGTGCGGTGATGACCGACCCCGAGGTGCTGTTCCTCGACGAGCCGGCGGCGTCGCTCGACCTCGGCGCCCGCGAGAGCCTCGTCCGGACCCTCGGCGGGTACGCGCAGAGCCCCGACGCCCCCGCGATCGTCATCGTGACGCACCACGTCGAGGAGATCCCCGTCGGCTTCACGCACGCGCTCGTCCTCGCCGACGGACGGGTCCAGGCCGCCGGTCCGATCGACGAGGTCCTGACGGACGAGACGCTCTCGCAGGCGTTCGGCGTCGGTCTCGCCGTGACCAAGGACGACGGGCGCTGGACCGCCCGCGCGTCGTAG